The genomic DNA GTCCCGCAGGATCTTGATCCGAAATACGACAAGACACGTCAAATCGAATCGTCGTTTGACGCGGCACAAGCGAAACAAGTTTTGGCTGGTCAAAACCTTGAGCTGACGATGATCATTGAAGACGACGATGTCTCGAAGAAAATCGGTGAGTACATCCAAGGTTCACTGAAACAACAAAACGTCGACGTTAAACTGTTGTCACTGCCGAAAAAAGAACGATTGGCGCGTGAAGGACGAGGGGATTACGACTTGTCACTCGCGAGCTGGGCTCCAGATTATCAAGATGCAACAACGTACTTGAACTTGTTCATGACAGGAAATCCGTTTAACATGATGGACTACTCGAACAAGAAGTATGACGGTCTCTTGAAACAGGCGGAAAACGAACTCGATCAAGATAAACGTCTGGAACTGTTAAGCGAAGCAGAAACGATGTTGCTTGACGATCAAGCCATCTCACCGGTCTACCAACGAAAAAATGCCTTCCTCCAAAACACAGAAGTCAAAAACCTGGCCCGTCATAATGTCGGAACAGATATCTCGTATAAATACGTCGAGATTGACCGTAAGTAACGTTCTAAAATTAAAGATACCCAATCGACTTTCTTTCTATAGGAAGTGTTGATTGGGTATTTTTGTGCATGGCGTTTCATTTGTGGTGAAAATGAGATGAGAAAGAACTGGAAAATCAGGTCAATTCACTTAAAGCGTCCTCAGAAGTTGCCGATAAGTAAGGTGATGAGATTTGAAACAGGAAAGGGAGTTTCGAAGATGAGTAGATTACGCAAAAATTTAAAGATGCGGTTGTTTGTCTGGGTCTTGGCGATTTCAGTCATTACTGGTGGGATTTCAGCACAGTTGACGTTGTTCTTAAACCGAGGACTTAATGTCGCTGACGGACCGTCGATTTGGTTAGGTGCCGGGATTGGCTTAGTTTTATCCATCATTGGTTCAGCATTGATCCAATTGATTCTCCGTCAACCGATTAAAGCGATTGAAAAGGCGACGGAAACAGCGCGTGAAGTCGCAAACGGTAATTTCAACGTTGATTTCGAAGAAGCAAAACGCGGCGACGAAGTTGATCAGTTGATGCATGAACTCGAAGTCATGGTCTTACATATCCGCAAACAGGCAACACAGATGGGCAATTCAAGTGATAAATTAACGGCGTCAGCGCAGGAAATCGCGGCTGCTGTCCAAGAAGGTAATGCATCAGGCGAAAGCATCCGCTCTGCGATGGCAGAGCTATCGACGAAGATGAATGAAAACGTCGATCAAGCTTATCTGTCGATGGACGCGCTCGGTGCCGTTAAACGGACGATGGATGAAGTCGCAAAAGAAATGAATGAAGCGTTGAAATCGGCGACCGTCATGCAGACGGAAGCTGAGAACGGGAAGACGCTGGCGACAGATTCTGTCGAAGCGATGCATATGATTTCAAGTAAGATGGAACAATCAGCGACATTGAACAGTCGACTAACCGGCATGACAGGTGAAATTTCGAGGATTACCGATGTTATCAGTGACATCTCGGCCCAGACGAACTTACTCAGTCTCAACGCCTCGATTGAAGCAGCACGGGCCGGTGACGCCGGGCGTGGCTTTGCCGTTGTTGCGGCAGAAGTTAAGAAACTCGCGGAACAAACAGCAACATCAGCCAAAGAAATCACGGATTTAATTTCCGGTGTTAAACGTCTTGTTAACGATACAGCTAATGCGATGACGGACGTCCAAAAAGAAGTTGCGACTGGTGTCGGACTCGTCGAACAAGCCGGTTCGTCGTTTGAAGAGATTCACCAGTCGACAGAGAGTGTTTATTCACGTGTCCAGTCGGTTGATCAACTTGTCATTAAGTCAGACAAGGAAATCGATCAGGTTGGATTGACGACGGCAAATATCCTTGCGATGGTCGAAGAAGCATCGAAACACGCGGAACAGGTCTTGCAGGCATCAAGCCATCAAGCGGCTTCACTTGGTGAAGTCAACGGTGCAATGGAAGAGCTCGTCGCCGTCGCGGAACAACTACAGGAAGAGACAGGCGCGACGCGTCTGTGAATCAGAAATCGCAGACGGAAACAGCGTCTGCGATTTTTGTTTGAAGTTTTTTATTTTTTTTGAGAGAAACTGTTAAACATTTCGGTACGGCGACGATATATAGAGTGGAAGCAGTCATCGACTACAACCACCGCGCTACTCTTGGGCCGGCCAGGGGGCGCATCTCGGAGAAGAAGGATCTTCAAAGAGACAAAAAAATTATTCCTATGGAGGGAAACTTACAATGATTATCAATCACAACATTACAGCACTTAACACACACAACAAACTTTCGAGCGCTTCTGCTGC from Exiguobacterium sibiricum 7-3 includes the following:
- a CDS encoding methyl-accepting chemotaxis protein; amino-acid sequence: MSRLRKNLKMRLFVWVLAISVITGGISAQLTLFLNRGLNVADGPSIWLGAGIGLVLSIIGSALIQLILRQPIKAIEKATETAREVANGNFNVDFEEAKRGDEVDQLMHELEVMVLHIRKQATQMGNSSDKLTASAQEIAAAVQEGNASGESIRSAMAELSTKMNENVDQAYLSMDALGAVKRTMDEVAKEMNEALKSATVMQTEAENGKTLATDSVEAMHMISSKMEQSATLNSRLTGMTGEISRITDVISDISAQTNLLSLNASIEAARAGDAGRGFAVVAAEVKKLAEQTATSAKEITDLISGVKRLVNDTANAMTDVQKEVATGVGLVEQAGSSFEEIHQSTESVYSRVQSVDQLVIKSDKEIDQVGLTTANILAMVEEASKHAEQVLQASSHQAASLGEVNGAMEELVAVAEQLQEETGATRL